The Oncorhynchus clarkii lewisi isolate Uvic-CL-2024 chromosome 29, UVic_Ocla_1.0, whole genome shotgun sequence genome contains a region encoding:
- the LOC139388256 gene encoding exosome complex component RRP4-like codes for MRRLHLQKTENMAADMRLPTFRKQVSLSPSLSALDGKDLVVPGDVITSDTGFMRGHGTYMDEEKLTASVAGEVERVNKLVCVRPLRTRFNGEVGDVVVGRITEVQQKRWKVETNSRLDSVLLLSSVNLPGGELRRRSAEDELTMRDYLQEGDLISAEVQSVFSDGALSLHTRSLKYGKLGQGVLVQLSPSLIKRQKTHFHNLPCGASIILGNNGFVWLYPAPGQQDEEAGGYYTSLEPVSLSDREVISRLRNCLLALGAHKVLLYDTSVLYCYESSLPHQIKDILKPEVMEEIVMVTRQKLVEQEG; via the exons ATGCGCCGTTTACATTTACAGAAGACAGAAAACATGGCTGCGGACATGAGATTACCAACTTTTCGGAAACAAGTATCGTTatcaccctctctgtctgcttTGGATGGGAAAGATCTAGTTGTGCCCGGTGATGTGATTACATCAGATACAGGGTTTATGAG GGGTCATGGGACTTACATGGATGAAGAAAAACTAACAGCCTCTGTggcaggagaggtggagagggtgaATAAGCTCGTCTGTGTACGGCCGCTCAGGACCAG GTTCAATGGGGAGGTTGGAGATGTGGTGGTCGGAAGGATCACAGAG GTGCAACAGAAGCGCTGGAAGGTGGAGACCAACTCCAGACTGGACTCTGTGTTGTTGCTTTCTTCTGTCAATCTGCCCGGAGGAGAGCTG AGGAGACGGTCAGCAGAAGATGAGCTCACCATGAGAGACTACCTTCAGGAGGGGGACCTCATCAGT GCAGAGGTACAGTCTGTTTTCTCGGATGGAGCACTCTCTCTTCACACCCGCAGTTTAAAGTACGGAAAG CTGGGGCAAGGAGTTCTTGTGcagctatctccctctctcatcaaGAGACAGAAAACCCACTTCCACAACCTGCCGTGTGGGGCCTCCATCATCCTGGGCAACAATGGCTTTGTGTGGCTGTACCCCGCCCCAGGACAGCAGGACGAGGAGGCTGGAGGATACTACACCAGTCTGGAG ccggtctctctctctgatcggGAGGTGATCTCGCGGTTAAGGAACTGCTTGCTGGCCTTGGGGGCACACAAGGTGCTGCTGTATGACACCAGTGTGCTCTACTGTTACGAGTCATCACTCCCACACCAG aTCAAGGATATCTTAAAACCAGAGGTGATGGAGGAGATTGTGATGGTGACGCGTCAGAAACTGGTGGAACAGGAGGGTTAG